The segment AAGGGAAACGTGGACTGCGGTTGTCACTGGTCCTGATGCCGAATCTGCCGTCGCGGAAATGGTGGTCGGCATGTATGACGCTTCGCTGGACGCTTTCGCGGCTCATCGTTGGAGAGACGCCTTCAACGTTTTTTATCGCGACCGTTCTCCCGTCAGCCTGAAGTTTTACAACTACGACCAGTTCGGTCGAATAATCGTAAACAAAACGAACTTCTCCTACGAAGACGCAACGCGATCGTATCGCAAGTTCGACCAACGCACAGGTTTGTATCAGTCCGTTGACTATTGGAGCGGCGGAATCAGTCGAGGCGGCTACTTCGGTAGAAGTTTCGGCGCGATGGGCCGTGGCGGCGGTTACGGCAGTCGCAGCCAAATGGGTTTCGGAGGAGGTGGGCTCGGCGCATCCGGTGGTATGGAGATGGCAGAAAACGAAATGGCGGCTGACTTTGCTGCACCAGCCCCAAGCTCCCGGATGACCAAATCCGCGGTGAGCGCCAAGAAACCAGGATCCGGTCCCGGCGGTTCCGCCAGCGCGAGTTCCGGCGTCGATCTGAAGCAAGTTTCGCCACGGAAAAACTTGCAGGAAACCGCGTTCTTTTTCCCGCATCTTGCAGTCGACGACGATGGCTCGGTGCGGATGGAGTTCGAGATTCCGGAAGCGTTGACGAAGTGGAAGTTCATGGGTTTCGCCCACGACAATGAATTGCGAGCCGCGCTGTTGACGGATGAAATGACGACCAGCAAGGATCTGATGGTTCAGCCCAACCCGCCGCGTTTCCTTCGCGAAGGCGATTTGCTGGAGTTCTCGGTGAAGGTTTCCAATCAGTCGGACGATCCGCAATCGGGATCCGTGCGGCTTACGTTTGCCGATGCTCGGACGGCGAAAAGCGTCGACGCAGCGTTCGGCAATCAGCAGCTTGATCAGGCTTTCGAGATTCCGGCCAAACAGTCGAAGTCCCTGTATTGGAAAATCAAAGTTCCCGATTTCGTTGGCGCGTTGACTTACAAGGCCGTTGGTGCGACTGAAAAAGTCTCGGACGGCGAAGAAGGATTCTTGCCCGTGCTATCGAAGCGAATTCTGGTCACGGAGTCGTTGCCGCTGCCGATTCGTGGCAACCAAACGAAGACGTTTGACTTCGAGCGTCTGAAGCTTGCCGGCAAAAGCGATACTTTGCAGAGCCAAACGTTGACGATACAGATGACTTCGAACCCGTCGTGGTACGCGGTGATGTCGCTGCCGTACTTGATGGAGTATCCGCACGAGTGCAGCGAACAGACTTTCAATCGACTGTATGCGAATTCGCTGGGTCAGCACATCGTTTCCAGCGACCCGAAGATCGAACGGATTTTCGAACAGTGGCGTGGGACGGATGCTGTCGACAGTCCGCTGGAGAAAAACGAAGACCTTCGCAACGTTCTGATCGCGGAATCCCCGTGGCTTCAGGCCGGCAAAAAAGAAAGCCAGGCTCGTCGCGATGTCGGGATCTTGTTCGACAAGAATCGCATGACGAATGAAATTCAGCGAGCCGCCGACAAGCTGACTCAGATGCAATTGAGCGATGGAGCATGGCCGTGGTTTCCCGGCGGACGAGCCAACGATTACATCACGTTGTATGTGACGACGGGTTTTGGTCGACTTCGGCAACTGGGCACCGAGGTCGATGTTGCTCCGGCGCTGAAGGCGCTCGATCGGCTGGACTGGTGGATCAACAATCGTTACGAAGACATCAAGCGACGCGGCGATCTGGAAAAGAACAACCTCTCGCAGACCGTTTGCCTGTACCTTTATGGCCGCAGTTTCTTCCTCAAAGACAAACCGGTCGACGACAACTACAAATCGGCGTTCGACTATTTCGTGGGGCAGGGCAAGAAGCATTGGGTGACGCTCAACAACCGTCAGTCTCAGGGGCATCTTGCGATTGCACTGAAGCGAATTGGTGACCGCGAGACTCCGACCGCGATCATGGCCAGCCTGACTGAGCGAAGTTTGCAGGACGACGAAATGGGAATGTTCTGGCGTGAAGGTGATCGGTCGTGGTGGTGGTACAAGGCTCCGATCGAAACGCAGGCTTTGATGATCGAGGCTTACGACGAGGTCGCCCGCGACAAGGAAAAGGTCGAGGAGTTGAAGATCTGGCTGCTGAAGCAGAAGCAAACGCAAAACTGGAAGACAACCAAGGCCACGGCGGACGCGTGCTACGGCTTACTGCTTCGCGGCACGAATCTGTTGGCCTCGGATAAACTGGTGACGGTCAAGCTTGGCAGTATGGAGATCAAACCCGAGAAAGTTGAAGCCGGAACTGGCTTCTACGAGCAAAAATTCGTTCGTAGCGAGATCAAGCCGGAGATGGGTCAGATCGAACTGACCAAGCCCGACGACGGGATCGCGTGGGGCAGCGTTCACTGGCAGTATCTCGAAGACGTCAGCAAAATCGAGCCTTATGAGGGTACGCCGCTGACGTTGAAAAAGAGCCTGTACATCAAAAAGAACACGGAGAAAGGTCCGGTGATCTCAGAGGTCGATGGGCCAGTGGAAGTCGGCGACGAGTTGGTGATGCGAGTTGAACTTCGCGTCGACCGGGCGATGGAATACGTGCACCTGAAGGACTATCGCGGCAGCGGAACCGAACCGGTGAACGTGCTTTCGCGTTACAGGTTTCAGGACGGATTGGCTTACTACGAATCGACGAAGGACACGGCCAGCCACTTCTTCATCGACTATTTACCTCGTGGCACCTACGTGTTTGAATACTCGGTTCGCGTGCAACACCGGGGCGTTTACGAAACAGGAATCGCGGAACTGCAGTGCATGTATGCTCCGGAATTCAACAGCCATTCGGGTAGCGTCGAGATCACGGTTGAGTAGTGTCTAAGCCGTTTCCAACCTCTGCGAATCCCTATCGCGGAGCGAAAGGCGACGATCCGCAAGCGGAAGTTAACACGCCATCGACCGCACAGATTATTTATGACAGACCACTAATCGTTGCCGTTGCGACGCTTTTTGACGCCGCTGGTATCGTTGCCGGTTCCCTGATCGAGCACGCCATAGACAGGGTTATCCTGCGCGAGACTTCGCGTGATCGTGTTCGATGATGTCGTCCCGGTCAGCACAAATCCGCTCTCGTTGTCCAACGAAAGAGCATCATCGATCGAGTTGCCGGACGCGAAATCCAGAAAGAATCCGACTTCGCCGCATAGCTTTGCGATGTTGTCGACCATCACACTGTTGTCCGAAATCGCAGTGAACTCAAATCCATTGCCGCCGTTTTCTCGCGACACGTTTTCGTTAATCGAGTTGTGCGACGAATTGAAAAAGCTGTAACCGTGCGAACCGTTTAGCCGACTGTAATTGTCGATGACCGCGAGGTTATCGCCAGAAAACACGAATCCGCTTGATGAGTTTTTGAACGCAAAGTTGTCTTCGATCGTGCTGCCATTGCCATCGACGCAAAATCCTTCATGGTTGCCCCAAGAAGTATTGCCCTCAACCGTTACGTCGTTGCTGCCGAAAATTGAGAATCCGGTTCCGTCTGTGGTGAAGACTTTATTGTCAATCACCGTCACGTCGTCAGAACGATCAATGCGAATGCCATCGGACTGGGCATAGTAAACCTGATTCTTGCGGACCAACGCTCCGTCATTGCCTTCTTTCAGACAAATCGCCGAATCGGAATTGAAGATCGCGGTGATGTATTCGACCGTGATGTCGTTCAAGCCAGGATCGACGACGACTGCATGAGGCCCGTAGCGCAGTTCGAAACGTTTCAAATGGACGCCGCTGGCAGTAATTCGGATCGCTGGCGAGTTGACATCAAGAGCATTGATTCGCGTGCCGTTGTAGCCACGAAGGAAGATGGCCTTGTTGACGACAATGTTCTCACGAAGGAAACCGCGAACCGCAACGGTGTCGCCAGGATTGGCGTCGTCAATCGCTTCCTGAACTGTCGGGAAATGTTGAGGGACTTTCAGAAAACGTGGTTCGGGTTCTGGCTCAGGCTTGAGATCAGACAACAAAAGTCCGACTTTGAAATCGTCAAAGTAGGCGACCTCATCCTTCGACGTTCGCCAATCTTCGTTGCCGCCGAAGAAGGTGCTGAAGTAAACCTGATCGATCGCAAACGTATTCGCCGTGCGAAATAGAACGTCCTGTTGATCGTGAACCAGTCTTCCGTCGATCCAGATTTGCAAAACGCCATTGGATTCGCCAGGATCATTCATCTTCACCCGTTGAATGATCTCGTACCAAACTCCCGACTTAATCGTCGTGCGAGAACCGTCGCTCTCGACCCAATACTCTTTGTCCTCGTCGCGGCCTGTGCCGTCAAAGCCAGAATCGGTGTACTTGGCATACGAAATCGCATCGGACGTCAACTGTTCCGGCTGACCAGAAACGCCTTCGAAGTCTGTCCGCCACATCATGCGGCCATTCCAACCATTGGTACCATCGGCTTGGGTGCTGCCCGTCGGAGCGGTACCGCCGGCCAAACCGGGAAGCTTCCCGCCGCGAACGAAGTCGAATCCGCTCTCGAATTTGACGCAATAGCTGAAGTAGAGTTCTTCGTATGAGTTGTCGAAGTCCAGCTGCCACTGAGCACCCGTTTGCTTCGTACCGTCTTCGCCCGCGGGATAGGCGATCGCCAAAGCCGAGCCCGCGCCGCCGTGAGCCTGACTTGCACCAACGATCGTGACGCGGCCTTCGGTGACACCGTCGTTGAAACGGGGCTCGTTGAAATCGTTGTCCAGATCGTCATCCGTGTAGACGCGCTCGGTCGTGTACTGATCGAAATCGTTCTGGTAGATCAGCTGAGCGTCGGACTGCGAGGCCGCCAACAGGACCAGCAGTAAAACTCCCGACAGGAATGCTGACTTGAGCGCGAAACGTGACGTTGCGCCGAAAATGGATGCGTATCTCATGGTGTTATCGCCAACAGGGTGATGTTCGATGGTGTGTGTCATTTGCTGCCGACGACGCTGATGACGAACACCAACAACGCGACGTAGCTGAGCCCCATTTCCATTTTCGGAATCAGGAAATCAAGAAATGGTTCTCCGTTTTTCTCGCCCTTCATGTCCGTGCGATGCGAATCCCACTTTTGATGATGCAGATGAAAGAGCGTGTAGATTTTCACGATGCTGCCAACCCATTGCGTGTACAGCAGCATCGGAATGTCGACCAGCGAAAGCCGATGGCCTTCAAAAGACAGAATCAGAATGTACAGCGTCCGGACCACGATTACCAGAATCGCGTAAATCAAAAGGTAGTAGGGACTGAGCCAAATCGCCGCCCAAATCGCGGAAAATGGCCCCAGAAGGCTGGTGTACATCGACAAACGCTGGTCGACGTGGCACCACCACACGAACGGCTTTTGCGTTGCCAATCCCAGGCCGATCGCTCGCCCGTTGTTGCGAAGCATGTTGCCAAACCAGCGATGCATTTTCTGGATACTGGTCTTGAACGGCTTCTTGCCCGAGTCTTCCATGCAGAAAATGATTGCGTCGGGAACGTAAAGCATTTCGCTGCCTTTCTTCAGCAGCGTGTACCAGGTGCTCTTGTCATCACCTGTCACGAACTTGATCTCGCCGTGCAACCAATGCTTGATGCGATCGTTTTCCAATGAGGCAATGAATTGCGGTTGGACGCAGTCTCTGGCTCGGAACAAGGAGAACCGTCCGGTCAAAACCTGCAACTGTCGGGAAAGACTTAGCGACTTCATGTAGCGATGTCGCATCGAGAACCGCAGCGTGTACCACTTGCGATACAGCCAGTGGCCCTCGGTGACCGAGATGTTGTCCGTCGTGATCGCGTCGACTTTGGGACACAACGCGAACAGCGGCAAACACTTGCGATAGATGCCGGCGCCAAGAACTGTATCGCCGTCCATCAACGTCACGATGTCTGAATCGTCGATATCCATTTCGGAGAGCCGATACAGACAGTCCGCCATGCCCTGACGTTTACCGCCGACCTGGCGAATGTATTCCATCCGCACGTTATCCGCACCATCGAATTCGTCGTGAACTCGCTTGAAGATCGCGTCTTCTTCCTCGGAGCCTGCGTTGACCATGATCACCATCTCGCTGGGAATCTCGGAAGCTTCGGTCAGTACCGACTTGAGCATCCGCTCGGTCACGGCTGGCTTTTCTTTCCAGGTCGGGATCATGACGAAAACACGCCTGGGATACTTCTCCTCGTCAGGAAGTTGACTGGCGCGAAACTGAAGCTTGGGATAGACGAGGTATTCGTAAATCGCAGCACGAACACAGTGCGTGATCAGCCACAGGTAGCGCCACATACCGATGATGCCCAGCACGGCAATCGATTCGAGTGGAATCGCTCGTGCACGATCGGGCAGGAAAATGAAAATCAGAAACGCCACGGCGAAGTACACGGCAACCACGGGGACCGCCCGCAGAAGTCGCATACCGAGCGAGACGTCATATCGAATGCTTTTGTCCATAATGAAAGAAGCGACTGGATCGCCTGCAGAACCTGTCGTTACTTTCGCTCTTCGGTGAGAGCCACGTTGTTGGTCGGAGCAGTGTTCTCGGCGACCGAAACGTGTTGCTCAATTGACGCCGCAGTTACCTGAGCCAGCGTCTGGCTCGAATCCGCTGGTGAGGCTTTTTTTGTTGGAGACCCGATCGGCATCAGCTTGTATTCCATCGCGTTGTCGAGCCATTCGATGCCGTAGCCCGTTTTGATCGCCATTTTCAAGCGAATGCCCGAGGGAATATCGTCCGGCAAATCCTCGATGTAAACTTTCACGGGAACGTCAGTCGCCGTCGCGCCGCGGAACTCTGCGTTGTAGTTTCCTTTGGAGTACATCGCGCGATGCCCGACCGCCATGACGACGCCGTCGAACTGGTGCTTCATCGATGGAACCGAGATCGAAACGGGTTGACCTGGCAAAACGCGAGACGCCTGATCCGCAGTGACCTGTCCAGCAGCCCAGGTTTCTCCGGGATAGCTGATTCCCATCAGCTCGTCGGCGACTTTCACGAACTCGCCTTGTTGACGATAGTTCACGTAAATCGTGCCGTCGCGAGGTGCGACAACGACCAGATCTTTTTCACGATCAACAGCGATCTGGCAAGTCTTCTCAAGCTCACGAGCCTCGGCTCTGGCCATCGCCAGTTCAGCATCGATTCGTCCGAGCTCGTCATCAACTCGATCGCCAAGGATAAGCACATTCTTTCCGGCGGCTTCGATGGAAAAGTCAATTTGTTTGACCAAGTTCTCTCTGGCTATACAGTTCGATTCTTCTGCCAGTTTCTGGTTTTCGACTTCGTCCAACTCTAGTTGCGTCACGGCGCCACTTTTAACAAACGGCAGCAGTCGACCGTAAGCCGCTTCGGCGCTACTGAGTGCTTTCCTCGCGGCTTTCAGTTCAGACTGCGCGACTTCGCGTTCGAGTTCCAGTTTCTTGCTGGCGAAAGTCAGCTTTTGCTTGAACACTTCACGTTGTTTCGTGAGGGCCTGAACTTTGGCTTTCGCAGTGTCGCTTTGAGCCAGCAGCAGATCGTTTTGCGTCGAAAGCTCAGGATTCGAAAGCCGAACCAACACGTCCCCTTTGCGGACCTCGTCGCCTTCGCGAACAAGCACTTCTGCAATCTCGCCTTCAACCTTGGAGTGGACGCGAATCGAGTTTCCCACAAGTGCAGAATGGGCAACGCTCAACGTGCTGCGGGACCGCATGAAAACGAGTGCCACAATCACCATTGCGAGGCCTGCCAACAGCATCACCAACAGTGCGAATGCTTTGACGTGAGCTCGTTGCTGCGGTTCGGCTGTTGTGGCAGTAGAAGTCGAAGCCGTAGCCGTAGCCGAGGCCGAATCGGTTTGGCCGCTGGCCAGTTCATCGTATGTTCGTTCTTCGAGCCCGCCTGAGTCTTGGCGATGCCGTCGTTTTAAATAACTCTGAATCTTCTCGGTCGTTTTGATCGGCAGGTTGGCGAAAGAGCACACTGACTGGCCGTCGGCGATGCGTCGAACGCGAAACTCAATTTCCAGTGGCTGGTCGTTCAACACGATGGTCGCGACAGATTTTCTTTCGCCGTTTGGCAACGAAAACGGGGCGGCGAATCCAAACTCCGTGAGCTCTTTCACGGGATATTGAACGCCGTCGACGATGATCGACTCGTTGGAGGAAGGGGACGACATGCTAGCTAATCACAAATCTGGAGGTTCAAGGTGAAAGAATTGACCAATGCCGAATTTTGCACTGATTCGAAGAATTGACTTTGACCGATAGGTAATTTGTGCGGCCCGTTGCAATAACTTGTTTTGACTCTAGTTAGAAATATTCAAGAGACAAATGACAAATAGGCGACCGTCAAAACATTCACGAGATACCATCGCACTACAAATGCGGCCGCGAAACTGCACAAGTGTCCGCATTAGCAAATTGAATCTCAACGGGCTATCAGCAATTCTTCAAGCGGCTTTGCTGGCGTGCATTTTACTGTTAAACGGTTGCGTTGTTGGACCGGATTTTTCTCAGCCACAACCACAGAATCTGCAACTGGACTATTTGGCGAAGCCTCATAATCCGACCATTCCAGAGGTAGATTTGAACCAATGGTGGCTGACGTTTGGCGACCCGATGTTGAATTCACTGCTGGAGAACGCTCAGGCTCAGAACCTGACACTTCGCGAAGCATGGGAGCGGATCACGGAAGCTCGGGCAAATCTGATGCTGCAAGGTGGTCAGTTGCGGCCCAACGGGAACCTTGAGTCCAGCTACGAGTACACCAAAAACAGCCCGAACTCGCGTCCTTTCGTTGGACAAAACGGCGACCCGTTCAATCTGTTCAATCTTGGGCTCGACGCGTCCTGGGAGATCGACCTGTTCGGCAAAATCGCACGCACGATCGAAGCCGCGGACGCTCAGCTGCACTTCGAGGAATGCGAATTTGAAGCCGTTCGCCAGACTTTGTTCGCGGACATTGTGAGCAACTATCTGCGGATCCGAATGCTGCAATCGCAAATGTCGCTGATCGAGGAAAGCCTGCTGATTCAGGGTCACACGGAGACACTGGTGACCGAGCGGATGGAAGCCGGCGTGTCGACGGAACTGGACAAGAGCCAGACGGAGTCGTTCAAGTTTAGAACGCTTTCTTTGTTGGCGTCGCTACGACAACAATTGGATCTGGAGTTCAACCAGCTGGCGTTGCTGATGGGCCAATCGCCGAACATGGATCTTAAGTCCGCCATCGGAGTTGCTCCGTTGCCAGCCATGCCGGCCGTCCCGGATGTCGGTTTCCCGGCAGACCTGTTGCGACGACGCCCGGACATCTGGCGACAGGAAATGGCGGTCCGCGAGGCGAGTGCCCGGATCGGTATCGCGGAATCGGACTTGTACCCGCAGCTGACGTTGCTGGGAACTGTTGGCGTGAGTTCGAAGAACATTTCAGGGCTGTTCGAAACGAACGGGCTTGAGTTCGCGGTCGGTCCAAGCATCGAGTGGAACATTTTGAACTTCGGTCGAATCGAGGACAATATCGAAGTCCATCGTGCGCGGTATCGCCAGGCGATCGCCAGCTACCAGAACCAGGCGTTGGCGGCGGTGAAAGAAGTCGAAGACGCGATGGTCAATCACACGGGCTATCACGTTCAGTGGTTGACGTTGCAACGAGCGATCGAAGCGGATGAAAACGCGGTTGAGTTGAGTCTGGAACGATACCGTGCCGGAAAAGCAAACTTTCAACGCGTCGTCGATGCTCAGCAGCAGTTGCTGAACGATCAGCGAAATCATTTCGAGGTCCAGTCGCTGGCGATCACGCAGTTGGTGCGTTTGTTCAAAGCCGCGGGTGGCGATTGGGGCGTAAGCCGACCGGTTCTGGCTGCGGATTGCGAGTGCGATGATGTGTTTAGCTGTAGTGAGTTGCCACAAGTCGTTTCGACGCAGCCCGCGACGCCATCGACCGTTATGCAGTTCGGGCCGAGTCCTGCGATGCCGATGCAGCCGTCTCCGTTGATGCAAAACGCATCGGTTGTGATGCAGCAAAATCCGATGTTGGCAGATCCGAGACCGAAGCTAAATCTGCCACCGACTCCGATGCCTTCGATCGCGCATTCACCGATCAGCCGAGCGTTGGGTTCTTCGACGTCCACGGCGATGTCGACTGCTGCACCGAAGTCAGGCAACTATCCTCTGCTCAATGGAGCTTCGATTCCGGTTGCGACTTCGATTTTCCAAGCCGATCCGCGTCCGACAATCGCGAACCGAAAGCAGTCGACGATCCTGCAGGTTTCCGGCGAACAATAGGCCTGCCGTTCAATGGTTTGACTGGAAACCGTATCTAATAGCCTGAGCCGGATTCCGAAATTTTTTCGATTGGATGCCAAGTCGTTTTCACTTCGCAGAAGTCGTGAATCAGCCAGGGCCCCTGCGAGTCAACGTCGGACCAGTCACAAGAATAGGCTCGCACCCGTTTCAGATTCCCGACAGAGTTCTTCTGGATTGAAACCAACGTCTCCTTGTCGTCGCGATCGAAGGCGACATGGTTTACGTCCAGATGTTTCGCAAAGTGCTCGGCGACTTCATCCAGTTTTCCGGTGATGAAATTGGCGACGCCGCCCGGCACGTCGGAAGTCTGTAAAACTTCTCCCAGCGTGATCGCCGATAGCGGACGGGACTCGCTGGCCAGCATTACGCACGTGTTTCCTGACGCGATGATCGGAGCCAGCAACGAGACGATGCCCAGCAATGGACTTTCTTCGTTGGCGACCAGAAAAACTACGCCGCCGGGTTCAAGAACGGAAAAGTTAAAGTGCGAAGAAGCGACCGGGTTCACGCTGCTGAAAACTTGCTGGTACTTGTCGCACCAACCGGCGTAGTAAACCAGTCGATCGATGCTGGCTTCGACCTCTTTCTTCGCCGCGGCAGAACTCAAACCCATCAGCTCCATTTCAGCGACGAACTGAGCGCTGCGGCCTTCGAGCATTTCACCGATGCGATACAGGATTTGGCAGCGGTTGTAAGCCGTTCGTCCTGCCCAAGACGGTTGTGCTGCGCGGGCAGCAACGATGGCGTTGCGAACGTCCTTGCGAGAACCCAGGCACATGTTGGCGATCGGTTTTCCGGCAGGAGCAGGCGAATACGATCGACCCGATTCGGTGCGAGGGAAAGCGCCACCGACGTACATTTTGTAAGTTTTGAGAACGGAGAGACGTCCGTTGGATGACGTACTGGTTGGTTTGTCTTTAGCCATGTTGTTTCCTGTTGTCTTGACGGCCGCCAGATTGCTGTTGGATGGAATGCGTGGAATAGGCTTCAAGATTGTGTTGCATACAAAAGGTGGAATAGGCTTCCAACCTGTTGTTGCATTGAGACATTCTGTTCACAGGCTGGAAGCCTACGCCACCGACGTCTGTTCGCCGGCGGCGAGCCTGTGCTAACGGTATCTATTTCAAATACGCGGCGAGTCCGTGCATGCCGCCTTCGCGACCAAAGCCGCTTTCTTTATAGCCGCCGAACGGCGAAGTCGGATCGAACTTGTTAAACGTGTTCGCCCACACGATGCCGGCTCGCATTTGCGACGTCATGTTGAAAATTTTCGAACCCTTGTCTGTCCAAACGCCGGCCGACAAACCGTAAGGCGTGTTGTTTGCTTTCTG is part of the Mariniblastus fucicola genome and harbors:
- a CDS encoding HlyD family secretion protein, producing MSSPSSNESIIVDGVQYPVKELTEFGFAAPFSLPNGERKSVATIVLNDQPLEIEFRVRRIADGQSVCSFANLPIKTTEKIQSYLKRRHRQDSGGLEERTYDELASGQTDSASATATASTSTATTAEPQQRAHVKAFALLVMLLAGLAMVIVALVFMRSRSTLSVAHSALVGNSIRVHSKVEGEIAEVLVREGDEVRKGDVLVRLSNPELSTQNDLLLAQSDTAKAKVQALTKQREVFKQKLTFASKKLELEREVAQSELKAARKALSSAEAAYGRLLPFVKSGAVTQLELDEVENQKLAEESNCIARENLVKQIDFSIEAAGKNVLILGDRVDDELGRIDAELAMARAEARELEKTCQIAVDREKDLVVVAPRDGTIYVNYRQQGEFVKVADELMGISYPGETWAAGQVTADQASRVLPGQPVSISVPSMKHQFDGVVMAVGHRAMYSKGNYNAEFRGATATDVPVKVYIEDLPDDIPSGIRLKMAIKTGYGIEWLDNAMEYKLMPIGSPTKKASPADSSQTLAQVTAASIEQHVSVAENTAPTNNVALTEERK
- a CDS encoding aldehyde dehydrogenase family protein gives rise to the protein MAKDKPTSTSSNGRLSVLKTYKMYVGGAFPRTESGRSYSPAPAGKPIANMCLGSRKDVRNAIVAARAAQPSWAGRTAYNRCQILYRIGEMLEGRSAQFVAEMELMGLSSAAAKKEVEASIDRLVYYAGWCDKYQQVFSSVNPVASSHFNFSVLEPGGVVFLVANEESPLLGIVSLLAPIIASGNTCVMLASESRPLSAITLGEVLQTSDVPGGVANFITGKLDEVAEHFAKHLDVNHVAFDRDDKETLVSIQKNSVGNLKRVRAYSCDWSDVDSQGPWLIHDFCEVKTTWHPIEKISESGSGY
- a CDS encoding polysaccharide lyase, yielding MRYASIFGATSRFALKSAFLSGVLLLVLLAASQSDAQLIYQNDFDQYTTERVYTDDDLDNDFNEPRFNDGVTEGRVTIVGASQAHGGAGSALAIAYPAGEDGTKQTGAQWQLDFDNSYEELYFSYCVKFESGFDFVRGGKLPGLAGGTAPTGSTQADGTNGWNGRMMWRTDFEGVSGQPEQLTSDAISYAKYTDSGFDGTGRDEDKEYWVESDGSRTTIKSGVWYEIIQRVKMNDPGESNGVLQIWIDGRLVHDQQDVLFRTANTFAIDQVYFSTFFGGNEDWRTSKDEVAYFDDFKVGLLLSDLKPEPEPEPRFLKVPQHFPTVQEAIDDANPGDTVAVRGFLRENIVVNKAIFLRGYNGTRINALDVNSPAIRITASGVHLKRFELRYGPHAVVVDPGLNDITVEYITAIFNSDSAICLKEGNDGALVRKNQVYYAQSDGIRIDRSDDVTVIDNKVFTTDGTGFSIFGSNDVTVEGNTSWGNHEGFCVDGNGSTIEDNFAFKNSSSGFVFSGDNLAVIDNYSRLNGSHGYSFFNSSHNSINENVSRENGGNGFEFTAISDNSVMVDNIAKLCGEVGFFLDFASGNSIDDALSLDNESGFVLTGTTSSNTITRSLAQDNPVYGVLDQGTGNDTSGVKKRRNGND
- a CDS encoding glycosyltransferase, which produces MDKSIRYDVSLGMRLLRAVPVVAVYFAVAFLIFIFLPDRARAIPLESIAVLGIIGMWRYLWLITHCVRAAIYEYLVYPKLQFRASQLPDEEKYPRRVFVMIPTWKEKPAVTERMLKSVLTEASEIPSEMVIMVNAGSEEEDAIFKRVHDEFDGADNVRMEYIRQVGGKRQGMADCLYRLSEMDIDDSDIVTLMDGDTVLGAGIYRKCLPLFALCPKVDAITTDNISVTEGHWLYRKWYTLRFSMRHRYMKSLSLSRQLQVLTGRFSLFRARDCVQPQFIASLENDRIKHWLHGEIKFVTGDDKSTWYTLLKKGSEMLYVPDAIIFCMEDSGKKPFKTSIQKMHRWFGNMLRNNGRAIGLGLATQKPFVWWCHVDQRLSMYTSLLGPFSAIWAAIWLSPYYLLIYAILVIVVRTLYILILSFEGHRLSLVDIPMLLYTQWVGSIVKIYTLFHLHHQKWDSHRTDMKGEKNGEPFLDFLIPKMEMGLSYVALLVFVISVVGSK
- a CDS encoding efflux transporter outer membrane subunit, with the protein product MRPRNCTSVRISKLNLNGLSAILQAALLACILLLNGCVVGPDFSQPQPQNLQLDYLAKPHNPTIPEVDLNQWWLTFGDPMLNSLLENAQAQNLTLREAWERITEARANLMLQGGQLRPNGNLESSYEYTKNSPNSRPFVGQNGDPFNLFNLGLDASWEIDLFGKIARTIEAADAQLHFEECEFEAVRQTLFADIVSNYLRIRMLQSQMSLIEESLLIQGHTETLVTERMEAGVSTELDKSQTESFKFRTLSLLASLRQQLDLEFNQLALLMGQSPNMDLKSAIGVAPLPAMPAVPDVGFPADLLRRRPDIWRQEMAVREASARIGIAESDLYPQLTLLGTVGVSSKNISGLFETNGLEFAVGPSIEWNILNFGRIEDNIEVHRARYRQAIASYQNQALAAVKEVEDAMVNHTGYHVQWLTLQRAIEADENAVELSLERYRAGKANFQRVVDAQQQLLNDQRNHFEVQSLAITQLVRLFKAAGGDWGVSRPVLAADCECDDVFSCSELPQVVSTQPATPSTVMQFGPSPAMPMQPSPLMQNASVVMQQNPMLADPRPKLNLPPTPMPSIAHSPISRALGSSTSTAMSTAAPKSGNYPLLNGASIPVATSIFQADPRPTIANRKQSTILQVSGEQ